The DNA window TAAAGCAGCTTGCCCAAGGGGTGTTGAAACCTCTGCAGCTTGTCCCATCAAAAAATGAGTTTTTCAAAATCAAGCAGACTTATAATCAGTCAATTGATCAGCTTTCTCAGCTGATTAGAGAGCTAACAGAATCGTCGAATAATACCAATTCCGCGTCTAGTCACCTAACTCAGCTGATGCAAAATACAGCGGATAATACTCAGGATGTGCTTAATCGAGTCGAGAGTATCTCCACGGCGATAAATGAGCTATCGAGCACCTCAAAAGAGGTGTCATCTAACGCGGTACAAGCTGAAGATGAAACCAAGAAAGCGATTAGCAATGTGAAGAATGGTAACACAGCGTTAGATAAATCAATTGTGTTGACCCAAAACATCAACAAATCCGTCCAAGAAACAGCCAGTATGATTGAGGAGCTGAAAAATAGCGCGGTCAATATCGGTGAAGTGACCAATGTTATAAGTTCTATTTCAGAGCAAACCAATTTGCTGGCATTAAACGCCGCGATCGAAGCTGCGCGTGCTGGTGAGCAGGGACGCGGTTTCGCTGTGGTGGCCGATGAAGTTAGGCAGCTAGCGGGTAAGACACAAGAGTCTACGCAGAATATTCAAGAGATTATTACCAAGCTCCAAGAGCAATCGGAGAAAGCCAATAACAATATGATCGCGAACGTAGCCTCGATACAGGAGTCTGTGGACTTATCTGATGACGTGAAGTCGTCGTTTGATGACATAGCAAATTCTGTCGAAGCCATTTCAGGTATCAATACCCTTGTTGCTACCGCTTCTCAGGAACAATACAGTGTGACTGAAGAGATATCTCAGAGCACAGTAACCATGTTTGATTTGGTTAATGAGAACGTTGGTGCTGTTGAACAAGCGAAGAGTTCTTCGTCAGACTTAGCGCTATTAGCAGACAAACAAAATAATGAGTTATCCTTCTTTAAGATTGAGTAAAGCTGGCGTTCAAGCTCTAAAAAAAGACGCTGCCTAAGCCTTTAGTCGGCGTCTTTTGATTTTTATCAAAGTGGTTAATTTTATCTATGGTAGCTTGTCCCCAAAGGTATGAATTTCTGGTTCAACAAAAGAAGCCTTAAGGGATATCATAATGAAAAAAGCACTATGTGGTCTTGCTGTTCTCACAGCTCTCGTATCTGGTAATGTCATGGCTCATCAAGAAGGAGACTTTATCGTTCGCGCGGGGATTGCTACAGTTTCACCTAATGATAGCAGTGGTGATGTACTCAACTCGTCGGGTAGCCATTTTTCCGTGGACTCCAACACTCAGCTTGGTTTAACTTTTGGGTATATGTTTACCGACAATATCAGTTTTGAAGTACTTGCAGCGACACCATTTTCTCATAAAATTTCGACTAATTACGGTAATCTTGGTGAAATCGCCGAAACCAAACATTTACCACCCACTTTTATGCTTGAATACTATTTTGGTAATGCAGACAGTGAGATCCGTCCTTATATAGGTGCTGGTATAAACTACACTGTGTTTTTTGATGAAGAGTTAAACGGCAGGGGTAAAGACGCGAGCTTAAGTGATTTGTCTCTTGATGATTCATGGGGACTAGCAGCCAATGTCGGTGTCGACTACATGATAAACGAAGAGTGGTTTCTTAACGCTTCGGTTTGGTACGCTGATATTGATACAACAGCGAAGTATAAAGCAGGTGCAACCGAATACTCTACTGACGTAGAGATAGATCCATGGGTATTTATGATTGGCGGCGGCTACAAATTTTAACTATGGCTAACGCTCATACAAGATAAGAGTTTTTACTAAAAGAAAAAGCCAGTAACTTCTGAAGTTCTGGCTTCTGCTTTGAATTACTGTTTAGGCTCAAACCATTGGTTTGGGACTTTTACAGCAACAATGGTACTTAGGCAGCACAGCGTGTCATCGGCAAGTAAATCGCAGGAGAGTACAATTTTGCTCTCTTTCGCTTCCGAAATTGAAGCAACTAATTGAACGTGGCTGTCAATCGGAACGGGTTTTGCGAATTTGACCTCTAGGTTCCCAGTTGCAAACCATACTAACTCACCTTGTCCTATCTCTCTATCACGCATCAAGTAACCTTTGGCAATCGCTGTACACACGCAGTGGCAATCGATTATGGTTGAAATGATGCCACCATTGAGAAAATGTAAAGGTCCAGCACTATGGTGTGGTAATGGAGTAAAATCACATACAGATTGATTTTCACCATTCCAGTAGCTTTGAATTTTCAATCCTTGGTGATTCTGAGGTCCACAACCAAAACAATGGTTATTTGGGATTTGTTCTTGAAACGATCGTCTAAGCTCCATGCCTGCTCCTCAGATTTCAGTATTATAAAATTCAATCATTTAAGTCGACCTTAGTTAAGCACGTTCCATACATTCTTCAAGTTAATAATACAATTATGTGATGCTTTACGATTATTTCGAACTGCATAGAGTTAGAAACAAAGGATATTTATCCATATGTTATACAGTATTATGGAATAGTCTCTTTATGGATTTCTATCAGTAATTGTAAAAACATATATATCAATAGAATTTATCTCAAACTTTAAGAGATAAATGCCGATAATAGTGAGATCTTAATATCATTTAATTGATGATATGAATGATTTTATGCGCTTTGCATCTTATCGTTTTGTTCGCTTTTTAAGCGTTTAATTAAATAGGATGTAATTAAAATGAAAAATGGATATAAACTTTCTACGCTTGCCATCGCTATCATGGCGTCGGCGTCGGTCTCTGCGGGTATCACTGTTGAACCCAGTCCTTTTGTCACAGATGTGAAGGGAAATATTGTTGAAGATCATTCTCAGAAATC is part of the Vibrio aquimaris genome and encodes:
- a CDS encoding PaaI family thioesterase: MELRRSFQEQIPNNHCFGCGPQNHQGLKIQSYWNGENQSVCDFTPLPHHSAGPLHFLNGGIISTIIDCHCVCTAIAKGYLMRDREIGQGELVWFATGNLEVKFAKPVPIDSHVQLVASISEAKESKIVLSCDLLADDTLCCLSTIVAVKVPNQWFEPKQ
- a CDS encoding methyl-accepting chemotaxis protein, yielding MKMLQKLPTKVLIYSALIVVIIGFVSVAMLASQSNQNVMLSQSQVSKTYTIKGKLDSLLEQILNIETGFRGYMLTKSQGSLMPYNLGVENIEKDMKYLADIFINNPTDDQTKRLNEIRRLYEEWRSVEIDKGIQLRGSASDAEILDFIQQGRRKYVDDMRVIFQQIDGAEEAFLQTRYKALKSSLSSSVFNVILLSVISCLVSGLFLMFINHSLTKNIDEMSHAIKQLAQGVLKPLQLVPSKNEFFKIKQTYNQSIDQLSQLIRELTESSNNTNSASSHLTQLMQNTADNTQDVLNRVESISTAINELSSTSKEVSSNAVQAEDETKKAISNVKNGNTALDKSIVLTQNINKSVQETASMIEELKNSAVNIGEVTNVISSISEQTNLLALNAAIEAARAGEQGRGFAVVADEVRQLAGKTQESTQNIQEIITKLQEQSEKANNNMIANVASIQESVDLSDDVKSSFDDIANSVEAISGINTLVATASQEQYSVTEEISQSTVTMFDLVNENVGAVEQAKSSSSDLALLADKQNNELSFFKIE
- the ompW gene encoding outer membrane protein OmpW, giving the protein MKKALCGLAVLTALVSGNVMAHQEGDFIVRAGIATVSPNDSSGDVLNSSGSHFSVDSNTQLGLTFGYMFTDNISFEVLAATPFSHKISTNYGNLGEIAETKHLPPTFMLEYYFGNADSEIRPYIGAGINYTVFFDEELNGRGKDASLSDLSLDDSWGLAANVGVDYMINEEWFLNASVWYADIDTTAKYKAGATEYSTDVEIDPWVFMIGGGYKF